AAGTAATCAATGTGGTCTGAACAAGTATGAATGTGATTATCATCTTAATGATGATCTCACGGCCTGACACATTGCTACGAACTTCTTTACGAATACCCAAAGGAAACCATCGAATTTTACCAGGGGGTCCAAATGAAATATGATAATTCCGTTTCGTGGGATTGTTAGAAGGACCCTTGGGCTTATAAATGTGAattaaattgataaatGCTCCAATAAGGAAAATAGCTAGTCCAATTTTGTTATTCTTCGGATTCGAGAAAGTCTTTGTCAATTGATACGGAGATTCTTCTTCACTCattgtaatttattttctattatAGGAgatataaaagaagaaccGTTCGTTCCAAATTAATTTGATCAAAGTATGGTGAATGAAACCGTCGGGGTGGAGGTTAGGAAAAATGTGGTACTACAGacaaaaaatagaataatTTGCCTCTCCCATAAACAGATATTCAAGATGTATTTTATCGTATGTTCTCAAATTACCTAGACGCTAACactaataaataaatttgaaaatattattggTAAGGTGGTCACATGGAGGAACTAGTCAACGAAATAGGTATCTGCCCTTGAGCTTGCAGTAGACTAATTAAATTGAAGACGACTGTAATATTCAAGTTTTATCTTTATGTCATCAAGTAATTACCAAACAATGGGGAAACGAATGAAGTTGTTGAATTTCATTAGCATACACATGTTTTCGTCAACTCCAACGTTACTCTCCCTATCCCAACTATTTAAAGTACGGTGGGCAGAGAGCATTCTGTTAACTACAAATATCATTATGGAATCTATCATTGACGCTCATTGCCATCCAACTGATGCACCGCAAGAATTACATTTGGTTGCTAATCTTTCTGTTGGTAAATTAATAGTAATGGGAACCCGGCCGACAGATCAAAAGTATGTCGAACAACTTGCGAAAGAATACCCTGGTAAAGTAATACCTAGTTTTGGGATACATCCATGgttttcttattatttGTACGATGATTTGGATAAAGATTTGCAAAGTAGTGAAAcgagaaaaaagaagcattacgaaaaaatattgactCCAATACCTGATGAAGATTTTATCAATGCTCTTCCCAACCCAGTCCCGATTTCAGAATTTTTGGAGGACGCTCGTCGACATCTTAAACAGTACCCAAACGCTCTCATTGGCGAAATCGGCTTGGATAAGCCATTTCGATTGCCAGTTGGCCCATATGATGCAAGGTCCTCACTTCCTCAAGGACCTCTATCACCATTTTACGTAAAAATGGAACATCAATGTAAAGTGTTTGAAGCACAAGTGCGTCTTGCTGCAGAATTCCAACGTGCTGTTAGTGTTCACTGCGTTCAGACGTATGCTCTTTTGTATAGCAGTTTAGCTAAATTTTGGGATGGTCGCTGGATTCCTTCCAAAACGAAAATACGaaagatgaagaaagaagagtACGAAAATTCTCTTGCTGAAGAACGAAAGCATTACCCTCCCAAAATTTGCCTTCATAGCTACTCTGGTAGCATTGAGCAAATTTCTCAGTTTTCAGCCCATAAAGTTCCGACCGAGTTTTACTACTCTTTTTCAATAGGTATAAATAGTcgttataaaaattttattcaaacaCTTAAAGGCGTTCCCGACGATAAGCTATTGGCAGAGAGTGATCATCACAGTGCTAGCCAAATCGATGAATTAGTTCGACAATCTTTGAACGTTATGTCAGAAGCTAAGTCCTGGACTTTTGAGGATactattacaaaaatttcaagtaactctaaagcatttttgaaagtaaCTTGAACGCATGCACTACGGTTTATTGACAAATTAGAGTTACCTGCACAATCACCTTAAATAAGTGCATAAGAGATTACTGGCTATTCCCATTGGAATTGGTAACCTTTAGGTTCGTTTTTTATCTGTTTCGTTTACTAAATCCCGAAACTTGACTGAACTAGTGTGGAAATGCTTGCGTTTGCATACaactttatttataatGTCCTTTTTCATgaacttttttcttatattGTCCACCTAATGTCTCtatcttaaaaatttctaacACTTTGCTGAACATGTTTAGcaaaattcttttgtttatttattacttaggataaaatattttttaaaaaaatttttgtgaTTCCCGTTACTAAAGTATTCTACTAAAACCATCTTGAATTTCCACTTTTTATGAAAGGAATATGCACGTACAGCAAATTCTTAGACTTTTTTGCTCTTTTAGTGATCGTAAGCCAAGCATTAACTGATGTATCTTAGCCATTCAAATTCGTAATACTAAgctacttttttttccaattcttgGTATGCCTATTTcacaaattgaaatttatacATCAGTTACACTTATAAATCTTTTAACATTGATTAAGAACCCAATTGAATACTACTATCTGAATTAACGACAACTCGGTCATTTCAGGCTATTCAAAAAGGAGGTTAGGGGCAGACCTAAGGAATTTGTTTCTTCTGTGTACAAAAGTGTTAGTGACCAACATAGAGGGGCAGTGATGTTGAAGCAAGCGGAATCTATGTTAAAATGGGCAATCGAAAAGGATAATTATACTActtctgaaaaaattggacTCAACGATTACCGTCACGTACATGAGTCACTGGGGATTGGATTCATCGCCTTAGAGGACATTAAGGTAAGCAATCCAAAACTGACAGTATATGAAATCTAACAATACTTGaaggaagatgaaaaattagTCAGTTTCAAGAAGGATAGTGTTTTGTGCTTGACAAATTCGGACTTGGCACAACTTCCCGAAGTTCAAAGTTTACCCAGTTGGGCTGCCCTTTTGTTAGTAATGGCAACTGAAAATGCAAGTCCTAACTCGTTTTGGAGACCTTACTTGTCGATCTTCCCAACCAAAGAAAGAATTACTTCACCCTTTTACTGggatgaaaacaaaaaagatgcCCTTCTGAGAGGTACCGTATTAGAATCCAATGAGGATTGTAATGAAATTACACAATTATGGATCGACAGAATTGAACCCATAATTAAGTTATACCCAAATCGGTTTTCACAAGTGAGCTATGAGGACTTCTTGCGAATGAGTGCTGTAATGCTTGCATATAGCTTCGACATTGAAAAAACGAAATCGCCAATTTcgaatgaaaatgaaaagtcTGCTGCTGAAACTTCGATAAAGGAGGACAAAAATGGAGATGCTGCTAAGAAGAATGAAGGTTCGGCTAATCAAGATGACGAAAAATTGCATTCACAAAGTCTTGTGGGTAACAACTGTGAAGTAAATTCAGAAGACGAATTTTCTGATCTCGAATCTGAGGTCGACCCTGATGAACTTGAAAAGGCAATGTGTCCTATATCTGATATGTTTAATGGTGACGATGAACTTTGTAACGTAAGAACTTTCGAACCTCAATGAGTTATTAATTGAAGCCAAAGATGTATACTAACTATGCTTTAGATTCGTCTCTACGATATCAATGGAACACTTACGATGATTGCTACTCGGGATATCAAAAAAGGAGAGCAATTGTGGAATACTTATGGGGAATTAGATAATTCAGAGTTATTTAGGAAATATGGATTTACTAAGAAGAAAGGTACTCCACATGACTTTgttttgattaaaaaagagCACTGGCTTCCTGAGTACATTGAAAAGCTTGGATTTGAAGAAGTAGAAGCACGTCTTGAATTATTATGTCGTGAAGAGTTACTTTACAATTTGGAGGGGTAAGTTATGATCAATTCAATGATGAGCTTTTTATACCTAACGTTTTCTAGtgattttacattttcaaaagcgGATTTGACgttcaaagaaatttgtttgGCCTTTGTGTtgatggaaaaagaaaaggaattaaTATCTGTTCCTTCGAAATCAGACATAAAACCAAAGCATTATAGAAAACTACTCAAGATTATTGAAAAGCGGATAAATATGTATCCGAAGATTTCAGATCCAAAGAATTTTGATGAGGAAAATGCAAAGACATTAATTGAAGGGGAAATTGATATACTTCAAAATCTCTCTGCGAAAGTCAAAGAAGCCCTGACAAAAAATCGACccaagaaaaagcaaaaggtTGATCACTGAAAAGGAAAGCTGTGatattgataattttttttgctacGAATTAAGTTCTTTATTAcggaaaaataaataagattATAGAGGTAAAATTATGGATGTATAGAATTTTGGGGACTTGCTACtcataaataataaaaatttttgactTGTGTATTGTTGTAGGCAATTAAAATAAGGCAGTAcgttttattaattaatttttaaaatataaactattgactaaaaaaaatatgttttaagTATTTgagcattaaaaaaaaatccaaaaaattaatcgCCAAGGTATATATCACTTACTTTATATTAGACAACATATTTAGAGAATGAAAATTAAGGcatactaatttttttttatacttttttttttatttcctagtaatattattgtttttttggtttagtATTTCGTTATGTGAATAGTAAACTTGACTATTCAGTAAtactataaaaataacaaatacTGATATTGTAAAATCTCACattctatttattattagtaACCCAACAGATTTGCACACAtatgaaaaagtaattattcaaaacaCTAATTTACCAAGTTGAATCAACTTCTAATGTTTTGAAACGGATTTGCTTGAGGAATATGTGAGATTGTCAATGAATGTAAGTGTCAAATTACTCAATTGTCTATTTGGTTAAGTTAGTACTGCTATGTTTTTACgggttttattaaaagcatATTAAACGCCGAATAAAAGGCAACATTCTTTATTATAGCAGATATTGTTTGTAAGCACGATAGCGAGGAGTTTTACCGCTTCCTTAACGTTTGCTATTTGTATTGATGGTCATACTATAGATATCCCGTTTAAAGAATTCTTCTACCTATATAGAACCTGAGTAAATTTAGACCAAACTAAGATCATTACAATATGTCCTGCCTGAATTTACATGTGCCTAAAAATCCCGTTGGAAAATATATTCCACTTGTAGTGCTTTTGCAAATGTACATTATCTACGTGGAGCCATATTATGGATTACATTACTTTGAAAGTGTGTAAGTGAATATGAAATTCTGCaaagaaatataaagaataataatgtaaataaacaagaaaGCTAACATGAAAACAAGGCGACAATTTTTAGGGCCTAAAATATTGTATGGAactgtttattttttggtcATTTGCCATTCCATTGAGAGTGCAATTGCTTTCCTattatgtttaaaaaagggaTTGCCATTTTGTAGTTCAATGAAATGGATTGTGTCtacctttatttttggagGACCAACGCTTGCTATGCTGAATAAGcagaaaaaacatattgCTTGAGTGCAAATTGTTTTACAGAGCCATTGTTTTGTTAACTGTATTATCACGatgaatgaaataaaattacagTTTATGCCAATTGCCAATCgagttattattttttttttgttgacaaAAATCTATATTTCCggatttttgtttattttagtGTTTTCTAGAGTAGACATATTTCTGAACGATATAACATGAATAAAGGGAAagttgtttaaattttcacGGTCTTCGGACCCAAACCTGTAaggaaaagcaaaaataatttttataataataattgtatcaatttcatcagaTCAAGGGTATAAAATCATAAGATGAGAATAACAATAGCTTCGAAGGGATAACGCTTATGCTTTTGAGGTTGCtaggaattaaaaaaaaaaaaaaaaaaaaaaaaaaaaaccctTAGTTTGTCAGCGCTGGTGTTGAAGCCGGGATATAATATCCCTTCATATTGGTAACTAATTTACaatagaaatattatatgTATTTATTGATACCTACAATACTAGCAGTTAACAgttgaaaaagttaattTGCTTGTCGGAATCGTGTAAACTCATTTCAAATAATGAGTGTATAGGAAGCCGCCAATTTTTGGACAGAACTTAAAcgctttatttttttattttaaatccaTTTAGCTGCAACAGTCCAACGTTCGAAGACCACTTGCTGATTGTGGTCTAAAtaatttgctttctttaGTTTAACTATAAATAAAGTTGCTTTTACCGAATATGTTCAATGATAGCATCGTCCAACTGAGATAATGCTTGACTGCACGCTGTTAGCCAGAGCCCTTACTTAGTACACCAAAAGTCACGACTTAGCAAATCATCATTAGCATTCTCGATATTATCCGTCTTTTTCCTGTAGTATTTATTATGACTATTTATGccttttatatttatagcAGAAAATGTATGCTTTATTAGGCTTGCCACATGATTCAACTAACAAAAATGTAGGTGAATGTGTTTTCGCACATAGGTGGAAACCCTCGGATCGCAACTCTATGGAAACGTTAGTTTCTCAGTTGGAACAAAATTCTATTGAAGATGACATGGAGAAACTCATTTTTGGTGTAGTATTTTCCTTGAGAAATATGGTAAAGAAAATCACAGCTGACCAAGATCAATTCATGTCCTATACGACCAGCAAATACAAACTACATTTTTACGAAACACCTACGAATCTACGTTTGATTTTCATTACAAATCCAAAGATAGATTCTTTAACTCATGTCTTACAGCAGATTTATACAACACTTTATGTCGAGTTCGTGGTTAAGCATCCTTTGTATACTCATGTCCCTCCCAGTGCCGAGGAAGGGGGCATTAATTGCGAAATATTTCGTATTACACTAGACCGATTTGTGAGAACGTTAAGCTGCTTTTAACAATGAACACTTGTGATACGTTAAAGGTACATTTAGATTTTATGTTACTTGTGGATGATTTTTGCGAAAGTAAAGTTGGTCAATTGCCTTTCTTCATCTACTGACAACGCTTTTGCCTAAATCcgtttatttttaacaatgaCTGAGATTGGGCTCTCTGTAGATTTAGCAACAATCTCAAAGCTACTAGAATCTGCAAAATCCACATTACAAGAAAAGCAAGCGTCTGACGATGATAAGCATGGCCAACAAAAGTTGCTCACCAAAATTCCCAAAATAATCAGCTCTTCTTTTGAATTGCCttcatattttgaaaagaaattcgTTATGggattgaaaaaagatgaattaGTGGAGAATAGCGAGTCATATATTAATGATGCGTCGTTCGAGCCAACAGTACCTATTTATGAAAGTCATGTTTCAGCCCCTGGTATatcaaagaagaagaaaaatattaaagacACTGCTGGATCGAATTGGTTTGACATGCCTGCCACCGAGCTCACAGAATCGGTGAAACGCGACATTCAGCTATTGAAGATGAGAAATGCACTAGATCCGAAACGGCATTACCGAAGGGAAAACACGAAATCTATGCCCAAATACTTTCAGGTGGGTTCCATCGTTGAAGGTCCTCAGGACTTTTACTCTAGTCGTATCCCCACTCGAGAGCGCAAAGAGACAATTGTTGACGAATTATTGCACGATTCAGAAAGACGATCGTActtcaagaaaaaatatctagaattacaaaaatcgAAAATGAGTGGACGGAAGGGGcaatataaaaaacttcAGCAGCGCCGAAAACCTTCTTACTTGAAATAGTGGTTGATGTTTCCATTTTCCGTTGTTTAAGTTATTTTGtcgtttttttaatttaatatatgGTCTTTAAGGGGaatatttaaacattttatttgaagtcttgttttttaaacacGAAGTTTCTCGTAGAAAGTTCGCTTTTAGTATGATGCTGTTTTTTTGGGGGTTCGCTATTCTTGTTGAATGATATCGATGCCAATTTCCTCATTTGTATGGGCTTAATATTCTTGTTACTGCCAGAGAAATGCAATAATTACACTCAATAGTTTAAATAggttttataaaatagtTATCGGAGAACATTTATATTAATCAATACATATGTGATAGTCGAtatcaaaattaaagaCAAAAATGTTGAAACTCTATTTACTGACagtgaaattttaaaagaaataaaaaacaaatataaaGTATAGTCACTTTCAATTTGGTATATGTATGGACGTTCACCCATAAGAAACAAGCGCCAGGATTATAGTAATCTAATTGCATTTCAAAAGTTCACAGACTTAAACAAATAGACCTCCTgaacaaaagaaacatatattaaaaaacaaaaacaataatatgAATGATATTAACTTTTGTCAGTGTAATTACGCTTGCTTTTTCGAAGCCCTAAAAAGGGTCAACTATATTGTACATCAACTACAAGCACCATTTGTATCAAATACAATGGATATATAGTCGTCTTCCTTTTGCTTCTGAGCATTCTGGTAGGCAGCTTCCATCAAGGAATTTTTAGTGGcttgttgttgttgttgtgATTGCAAAGCTTCGATGTCTTGTTGGAAGTGTTGCTGGGATTGACGGTGCTCCTGTAAATGAGGAGGGATATTACTCTGAGATATTCCAGCTTTATTATGAAAGTTAGCATGATGCTGTTCCAGCTCATCATAACTATCATCGAGGTATCCGCCAATCTCTGCCACCCAAGTCATGTATTCATCGACCCAACATCTAATTACCCAAAGAGCCCCAAATGCTTCACCTCCACTGACCGTGATTTCACGAAGCACACTAGTTTGTAAAGCGCCTAGGCATAGAAGAAACATTCTAGGAGAGCAGGAGGGAAATCTGGAAGGCAACTCCAGAAAAAAATCTGCCATACGATCTAAAACACCATCAATTTGTCGAAGTTCGACCCTGTTCATTGATGTATCACTGGCTTCATGTTTGTCCTTCAAAGGGTCTAAAAGCTCAGAAGGATTTGAACAGGTTGAAAGGATAGAATACCACTCATCCAACGCGGCTACTGCTTCTTTGTCATTGCACATTAATTCTCTATGTACAATAAATCTTGTACTGACAAATCGTTCCCAGTCGTTACAAATTAAATGCCTGTCGGCAGGGTTGGCAAGGAACCTAGCAGCAGCATGAGCCGTATCGTTGACACGCAAAAGACGAGACAATAAGTTACTAAAGATTGCGGCAGTCTCAGATTTGACTTGGAGAAGACAAGATGAATGAGAAGCGTATATGCTGGATATGTGATTAACGAGATTCTCAGCTAAATGACGCAGTAGCACCAAGACTGGCGGAGGTACCACTTGAAGAGTCATAGGGAATAGCAACTTCAGTATTTCCCTGTACATAACGGTATCAGAACGCTCAATCCATTTCGTGAAATAAGGAGAGGACAGCAAAGCTAAAAGAGAAGGAGAGAGGGAATTGGGAAAGTTAGAGATCTCGGACAGAAATTGCTTGAGATGCATATACCGGACTGATTCAATTAGAGTAATGCAATGCGAAGAATAAATGTTCATTAATGCAGATTTCGCCTCGACATTATCGTATGGACCATTTAAATAATAGTCAATAGGAGGTAAGGAAAATGAAGACACGTCTAATGATGGGATCCAAGGAAGCTTATGAGGAGGCAAGAATTTAAGTTTAAGTTTGAAGAATAGGGAATGTTGAAGATTAAAATCTTCTTGTGCAGAAGCAGGATGCAAGGTAGGTACTATCGAAGAAGTACCGGGTACAaacgaagaagaaaacTGAGGCATGGGTTGAGAAAAATAGGTCGGTTGGGACACAGAACGGGGTGGTGCAGGTGAAGGTACCGAAGAATGAGAAAGTTGTGGCGGAACATTGGATTGTGAAAGATGTGAAGGTAGGGGATGGGCTTGTGGAGCAGCAAAAGAAGGAGCCAATTGCAAATTGGTTTGACTTCCTAGCAAAGGTATAGAAGGAGGAGGCGAATTGTAAGGATCTGATGAAGGGGTGACAGCGGATTTTCTAACTATAGCCGCAGCATTAACCGATGCAGGGCTGCTTTCTACACGCTGATTTGTGTTTTGAATAGAAGAAACAtcgttttcaaaatgattGGGAATAGGTTTGGGAAACGAAGAACAGGAAACGGGGGAAAGACTTGAATCTGAAAAGGTACGTAGTCTGCGAAAAGAGTCTTGACCACGCAGTTTAATACCACAATAATGGTATTTTGAGTGGCCACGCATGCCTAAACGTCGGGTTTTGATGGAAGGAAAGAGCAAACGAACCAGTTTTCCAAACGAAGCGGAATTTAGAGGTTTGATATGCAAAGAGTTACAGATTTCGACGTAATGAGCGTATATTTGATTTCGTTGGACAGCAGCATCTTGTTGTTCTTCACAAGCACGCTTTAACCAACATATGCCAAAAACCTGGCGAAATTTTTCCGAATTGGCACTTACGTGGTCCATTCGCAGCTTTTCCGCTAGCGACTCTAAAGAGTAATGTTCATGTTCCAACGCAAGTCTTTTTAGTTCTGTCTCTTGCTCTAAATCACTTCCTCGTGGATGTGCAGATTCGGAGGTTATGGAGGGGcgattcaaaaaattctcCTCCTGGGGAAGCATAAAATGAGTATCAAAGCGTTGAACCGGGTCCAATTGATCTTGGACATTCATATCTGATCTAGACAGAGGTATTTGACCTGGTAAATCAGATGGATTCATAATCCTGTGCCTGACAGAACGTTTATCGGAAGTGCAAAAATTTAccacaaaaaattatctaCTTGCCAACATCCAACCGGTACTATACAAACCTTTTTTAAGAtaccaaaaattaaaaagcaCCCTCTATACGTCGTAACTATTAAATCCTcagaaaatatttgagGGGCAAATTGACCAGCCTTGGCTAGTCGGAAATGCTCAAGTGTGGTGAAGACAAGAAGATGCTTATGGGCAAAGAAAGCGCCAACTCCTCGAGgtcgtaaaaaaaatgtttccACCGTCGATCACTATCGCTTGTTAAGCGCAAGGATTTTAAACTTCGGTGTTTAAAAGACAAGGATAATCACGGCACTGCAGTGGGGCGCTTGATTACATTCTTAATTCTTCGCTAGCTTAATTTTACATcaaattgcttttctttccaCCTCCTTCGGGCTTGTTAATTGTTATTTACGATATCAATCCATGATCCTATTCGTCGTTGCGAAGTCTTGAACCATTGAAACGTTAAATGAAATAGTGAATTTCATTGCACCTAAACCAAAGCAGTCGCTTGCATGCTTACACACACCAATCATAAGGAGGTGAAGAATGAATGCAAATAGCCGAAGTAAAGTCCATACAAGCTTCTTCtgtttaatttcttttttcttttttctgcGGATTTAAAAGACttttatcttttcaaaagaatcttcattttcacgATAGCGTTTTTAAAACGACGAACTAACAATGACTTGTTTTTCTACCAAAATAGTAGCGGGTATTGCGGAAAACCCGTATTTTCgagctttttgaaaatcattGTCTACTGCTAAAACATCACTAACACAAGTAGAATATTGCTGAAATCATGACTATTtagtcaaaaaatttcctttttcttcttagGAGTGGTAGAGGGAggaaag
This portion of the Schizosaccharomyces pombe strain 972h- genome assembly, chromosome: I genome encodes:
- the fcf2 gene encoding rRNA processing protein Fcf2, whose translation is MTEIGLSVDLATISKLLESAKSTLQEKQASDDDKHGQQKLLTKIPKIISSSFELPSYFEKKFVMGLKKDELVENSESYINDASFEPTVPIYESHVSAPGISKKKKNIKDTAGSNWFDMPATELTESVKRDIQLLKMRNALDPKRHYRRENTKSMPKYFQVGSIVEGPQDFYSSRIPTRERKETIVDELLHDSERRSYFKKKYLELQKSKMSGRKGQYKKLQQRRKPSYLK
- the set13 gene encoding ribosome L32 lysine methyltransferase Set13, which codes for MLKQAESMLKWAIEKDNYTTSEKIGLNDYRHVHESLGIGFIALEDIKEDEKLVSFKKDSVLCLTNSDLAQLPEVQSLPSWAALLLVMATENASPNSFWRPYLSIFPTKERITSPFYWDENKKDALLRGTVLESNEDCNEITQLWIDRIEPIIKLYPNRFSQVSYEDFLRMSAVMLAYSFDIEKTKSPISNENEKSAAETSIKEDKNGDAAKKNEGSANQDDEKLHSQSLVGNNCEVNSEDEFSDLESEVDPDELEKAMCPISDMFNGDDELCNIRLYDINGTLTMIATRDIKKGEQLWNTYGELDNSELFRKYGFTKKKGTPHDFVLIKKEHWLPEYIEKLGFEEVEARLELLCREELLYNLEGDFTFSKADLTFKEICLAFVLMEKEKELISVPSKSDIKPKHYRKLLKIIEKRINMYPKISDPKNFDEENAKTLIEGEIDILQNLSAKVKEALTKNRPKKKQKVDH
- the bet5 gene encoding TRAPP complex subunit Bet5 — its product is MTIYAFYIYSRKCECVFAHRWKPSDRNSMETLVSQLEQNSIEDDMEKLIFGVVFSLRNMVKKITADQDQFMSYTTSKYKLHFYETPTNLRLIFITNPKIDSLTHVLQQIYTTLYVEFVVKHPLYTHVPPSAEEGGINCEIFRITLDRFVRTLSCF
- the sak1 gene encoding DNA-binding transcription factor Sak1, coding for MNPSDLPGQIPLSRSDMNVQDQLDPVQRFDTHFMLPQEENFLNRPSITSESAHPRGSDLEQETELKRLALEHEHYSLESLAEKLRMDHVSANSEKFRQVFGICWLKRACEEQQDAAVQRNQIYAHYVEICNSLHIKPLNSASFGKLVRLLFPSIKTRRLGMRGHSKYHYCGIKLRGQDSFRRLRTFSDSSLSPVSCSSFPKPIPNHFENDVSSIQNTNQRVESSPASVNAAAIVRKSAVTPSSDPYNSPPPSIPLLGSQTNLQLAPSFAAPQAHPLPSHLSQSNVPPQLSHSSVPSPAPPRSVSQPTYFSQPMPQFSSSFVPGTSSIVPTLHPASAQEDFNLQHSLFFKLKLKFLPPHKLPWIPSLDVSSFSLPPIDYYLNGPYDNVEAKSALMNIYSSHCITLIESVRYMHLKQFLSEISNFPNSLSPSLLALLSSPYFTKWIERSDTVMYREILKLLFPMTLQVVPPPVLVLLRHLAENLVNHISSIYASHSSCLLQVKSETAAIFSNLLSRLLRVNDTAHAAARFLANPADRHLICNDWERFVSTRFIVHRELMCNDKEAVAALDEWYSILSTCSNPSELLDPLKDKHEASDTSMNRVELRQIDGVLDRMADFFLELPSRFPSCSPRMFLLCLGALQTSVLREITVSGGEAFGALWVIRCWVDEYMTWVAEIGGYLDDSYDELEQHHANFHNKAGISQSNIPPHLQEHRQSQQHFQQDIEALQSQQQQQATKNSLMEAAYQNAQKQKEDDYISIVFDTNGACS
- the scn3 gene encoding TatD DNase family Scn1, whose amino-acid sequence is MESIIDAHCHPTDAPQELHLVANLSVGKLIVMGTRPTDQKYVEQLAKEYPGKVIPSFGIHPWFSYYLYDDLDKDLQSSETRKKKHYEKILTPIPDEDFINALPNPVPISEFLEDARRHLKQYPNALIGEIGLDKPFRLPVGPYDARSSLPQGPLSPFYVKMEHQCKVFEAQVRLAAEFQRAVSVHCVQTYALLYSSLAKFWDGRWIPSKTKIRKMKKEEYENSLAEERKHYPPKICLHSYSGSIEQISQFSAHKVPTEFYYSFSIGINSRYKNFIQTLKGVPDDKLLAESDHHSASQIDELVRQSLNVMSEAKSWTFEDTITKISSNSKAFLKVT